From the genome of Vicia villosa cultivar HV-30 ecotype Madison, WI linkage group LG2, Vvil1.0, whole genome shotgun sequence, one region includes:
- the LOC131652762 gene encoding alpha-dioxygenase PIOX: MWSIVTDPIRTLISRVVKHSIHPDFHYAVSKMSIIDAFLFFIVHSIDKLGIWHRLPVILGLLYLAIRRHLHQEYNLLNVGTTPVGIRSNPSDFPYRTADGRYNDPFNDGAGSQGSFFGRNILPVDQKNKLLKPDPMVVVTKLLERKTYKDTGKQFNVIAASWIQFMIHDWIDHLEDTKQIELTAPSEVASQCPLKSFKFFKTKEIPTGFYDIKTGHANIRTPWWDGSVIYGSNQEVLNKVRTFKDGKLKISKEGHLLHNEDGTAISGDIRNSWAGVTTLQTLFVQEHNAVCDALKKEYPLLKDEELYRHARLVTSAVIAKIHTIDWTVELLKTDTLLAGMRANWYGLLGKQFKDKFGHVGNSILSGFVGMKRSENHGVPYSLTEEFATVYRMHPLLPDSLHLRDISATPGQNKSPPLIKEIPMNDLIGLQGEKTLLEIGNAKQLVSMGHQACGALELWNYPSWLRNLVPHNIDGTERSDHVDLAALEVYRDRERNVARYNQFRRGLLLIPISKWEDLTDDEEAIKVLEEVYGDDVEELDVLVGLMAEKKIKGFAISETAFVIFLLMASRRLEGDRFFTSNYDEETYTKKGLEWVNTTESLKEVIDRHHPEMTHKWLNSSSAFSVWDSSPNKHNHIPIYFRVPN, translated from the exons ATTGTGCATTCCATTGATAAGTTGGGAATATGGCATCGTTTGCCTGTAATCTTAGGGCTATTGTACTTAGCCATAAGGCGTCATCTTCATCAAGAATACAATCTCCTGAATGTTGGAACAACACCTGTAGGGATTAGGTCAAATCCATCTGATTTTCCATATAGAACTGCTGATGGAAGATACAATGATCCCTTTAATGATGGTGCTGGAAGTCAAGGATCTTTCTTTGGCAGAAATATTCTCCCTGTTGATCAAAAGAACAAG TTGTTGAAGCCAGATCCAATGGTGGTGGTCACAAAGCTTCTAGAGAGGAAAACATACAAGGATACTGGAAAACAATTCAATGTGATTGCAGCTTCTTGGATTCAGTTTATGATACATGATTGGATTGATCATTTGGAGGACACTAAGCAG ATTGAACTCACTGCACCATCAGAAGTTGCAAGTCAATGTCCATTAAAATCTTTCAAGTTCTTTAAAACAAAAGAAATTCCAACTGGTTTCTATGATATCAAAACTGGACATGCAAACATTCGTACACCTTGGTG GGATGGAAGTGTGATATATGGAAGCAATCAAGAAGTTTTGAACAAAGTGAGGACTTTTAAAGATGGGAAGTTGAAAATATCAAAGGAAGGTCATCTTCTTCATAATGAAGATGGAACTGCAATTTCAGGTGACATTCGTAACAGTTGGGCTGGTGTCACAACTTTGCAGACCCTTTTTGTTCAAGAACACAATGCTGTTTGTGATGCTCTCAAG AAGGAATATCCACTCTTGAAAGA tgaAGAACTTTATCGCCATGCTAGATTGGTGACTTCAGCTGTGATTGCGAAGATCCATACCATAGATTGGACTGTTGAGCTTCTTAAAACCGACACTTTGCTAGCAGGCATGCGAGCCAATTGGTATGGATTATTGGGAAAACAATTCAAGGACAAATTTGGGCATGTTGGAAACTCCATATTGAGTGGATTTGTGGGAATGAAGAGATCAGAAAATCATGGTGTTCCATACTCTTTAACTGAGGAATTTGCCACTGTCTATAGAATGCATCCACTGCTACCTGACTCACTGCATTTAAGAGACATATCTGCCACTCCTGGACAAAACAAATCTCCACCATTAATCAAAGA GATTCCTATGAATGATTTGATTGGACTACAAGGGGAAAAGACCTTGTTGGAAATAGGTAATGCAAAACAATTAGTATCAATGGGTCACCAAGCTTGTGGAGCCCTAGAACTTTGGAACTACCCATCATGGCTAAGAAACTTAGTACCACATAATATAGATGGCACTGAAAGATCTGATCATGTTGACTTGGCTGCTCTTGAAG TTTATAGAGATAGAGAGAGGAATGTAGCAAGATATAACCAATTTAGGAGAGGACTATTGTTGATACCTATTTCTAAATGGGAAGATTTGACTGATGATGAAGAAGCCATTAAAGTGTTGGAAGAAGTATATGGTGATGATGTTGAGGAGCTTGATGTGCTAGTAGGTCTCATGGCAGAGAAAAAGATAAAGGGTTTTGCAATTAGTGAGACTGCTTTTGTGATATTCCTTCTCATGGCATCTAG GAGACTAGAGGGTGATAGGTTTTTTACAAGCAACTACGATGAAGAGACATACACTAAAAAAGGTTTGGAATGGGTGAACACAACTGAGAGCTTAAAGGAAGTCATTGATCGTCACCATCCAGAAATGACACACAAGTGGTTGAACTCTTCAAGTGCTTTTTCTGTTTGGGATTCTTCCCCAAACAAGCATAATCATATTCCAATTTACTTTCGTGTTCCTAATTAA